A stretch of the Sulfurospirillum tamanense genome encodes the following:
- the clpP gene encoding ATP-dependent Clp endopeptidase proteolytic subunit ClpP, translated as MSYIPYVVEKTGRGERSYDIYSRLLKDRIIMLSGEINDPVASSIVAQLLFLEAEDPDKDIYLYINSPGGVVTSGFSIYDTMNYIKPDICTICIGQAASMGAFLLSCGTQGKRYALPNARIMIHQPLGGAQGQATDIEIQTREILRLKSTLNDILAKNTGQRVAKIAKDTDRDFFMSAKEAKEYGLIDKVLEKSFK; from the coding sequence ATGAGCTACATTCCTTATGTTGTTGAAAAAACAGGACGCGGAGAACGCAGTTACGATATCTATTCGCGGCTCTTGAAAGACCGCATTATCATGCTTAGTGGCGAAATCAATGATCCTGTAGCTTCCAGCATTGTGGCGCAACTTCTTTTTTTGGAAGCAGAGGATCCTGATAAGGATATTTATTTGTACATCAACTCTCCTGGTGGCGTTGTCACTAGCGGGTTTAGTATCTACGATACGATGAATTACATCAAGCCTGACATCTGCACCATCTGCATTGGTCAGGCGGCCTCCATGGGCGCGTTTTTGCTTAGTTGTGGTACACAAGGCAAGCGCTATGCTCTTCCTAATGCACGCATTATGATTCATCAGCCTTTGGGTGGTGCTCAAGGGCAAGCGACAGACATTGAGATTCAAACTCGCGAGATTTTGCGTCTCAAAAGTACACTTAATGATATTTTGGCAAAAAACACAGGCCAGCGTGTGGCAAAAATTGCCAAAGATACTGATCGTGATTTTTTTATGAGTGCTAAAGAAGCCAAAGAGTATGGATTGATTGATAAGGTGCTAGAAAAAAGTTTCAAATAG